One Microcaecilia unicolor chromosome 8, aMicUni1.1, whole genome shotgun sequence DNA window includes the following coding sequences:
- the SIMC1 gene encoding SUMO-interacting motif-containing protein 1 isoform X2, whose product MQSPGDRQWRRRRRRRRRRRDRSWIPVVAMTDLIVISDSSDTERERGTPRKRLRTPRRYPPAPSPYCNPVFIDLTEDDSTVIDLTLSERMDVSDDTGVELDSEPSGTGECSYFTSDVDIKDEIPETSGGVSYVRLLDEDCEQKVKLSPRSTSSIDSSDGLSPHSLELGSSHTMFNSDMGSLDSLQLEGESSSSPNSPSVHMCEEWLSDDLQDTASKSFNENSVTMQPDLQTSSSTLSRPPSDLSPVRIPHPPVLDSSSSQDSTAMKIMQRIFLGVDSKSVITEQNPDSPRQYPSNRAWLNKLRYFWNPPVHHLFFQNLKQDVEVRKKQCLQPKPIPDRRLRMVRSTIEENFPQGTLQFLIDFVSLQHYPPKDIISHVVNKILLGMHSLDVLTDAYMLLMKIQKFHPASVSTVTWDWKLLSYVMEKMDALPSQVLFLQYVIQTLEDDFQVNLRRRILQKSIAKSALSCDQHFSNVRNVIEWLVNAVKFSSSDVAEDQPDTDLRRSRVQSMVCLLQRMLSIAVEVDKSPTCSSAKIADTLFPVFLSIPKRSQREIFFNSMESPLLRAKLINIMFDHSCESLPSLPLPLSLAKILYFLKHSTLLLEYQDSTGEWQRWDEMLHHLCLLFLSYQRILTEHLRTSVTERINLIIQEVKPQLTHHDDISTQDVELHMSAFCNRVSQLQGEVLSPALQMRICVLRTLLDMATSQNRSA is encoded by the exons GTCTTCATTGATCTTACAGAAGATGATTCCACTGTGATTGACTTGACTTTATCTGAGAGAATGGATGTCAGTGATGACACTGGTGTGGAATTGGACAGTGAGCCTAGTGGTACTGGGGAATGCTCATACTTTACTAGTGACGTAGACATCAAGGATGAGATACCAGAGACATCTGGAGGTGTTTCTTATGTCAGACTACTAGATGAAGATTGTGAGCAGAAGGTCAAATTGTCTCCGAGATCCACCTCTTCCATTGACAGTAGTGACGGGCTCTCACCCCACAGCTTGGAGCTCGGTAGTAGCCATACCATGTTTAACAGTGACATGGGCTCACTGGATAGCCTACAGCTCGAAGGCGAGTCTTCCTCCTCACCAAACAGTCCAAGCGTGCACATGTGTGAGGAATGGCTATCAGATGACCTTCAGGACACTGCCTCCAAGAGCTTTAATGAAAATTCTGTGACTATGCAACCTGATCTTCAAACTTCATCCTCAACTCTTTCAAGACCACCATCTGATTTATCCCCAGTAAGAATCCCACACCCTCCAGTATTGGACTCCTCTTCCTCCCAGGATAGCACTGCCATGAAGATCATGCAACGAATTTTCCTGGGAGTGGACAGTAAAAGTGTGATTACAGAACAGAATCCTGATAGTCCTAGACAGTATCCATCCAACAGAGCATGGCTGAACAAGCTCAGATATTTCTGGAACCCGCCTGTGCATCATCTGTTTTTCCAGAACCTGAAGCAAGATGTAGAAGTCAGAAAG AAACAGTGTCTGCAGCCCAAACCAATACCCGATCGCAGACTAAGGATGGTCCGGTCCACCATCGAGGAGAACTTTCCCCAGGGAACCCTTCAGTTCCTCATAGACTTTGTATCCCTCCAACATTATCCTCCCAAGGATATCATCTCCCATGTGGTTAACAAGATCTTGCTGGGCATGCACAGCCTGGACGTCCTTACAGATGCCTACATGCTACTAATGAAAATTCAAAA GTTTCACCCAGCAAGTGTATCAACAGTGACTTGGGACTGGAAGCTGTTGTCCTATGTAATGGAAAAAATG GACGCACTGCCCTCGCAAGTTCTCTTCCTTCAGTACGTAATTCAGACACTTGAGGATGACTTTCAGGTGAACCTGCGCCGGCGCATTCTACAGAAATCAATTGCCAAAAGTGCGTTGTCTTGTGATCAGCACTTTTCCAATGTCAG GAACGTAATTGAGTGGCTGGTTAATGCAGTGAAATTCTCTTCCTCGGATGTTGCTGAAGATCAGCCTGACACTGATTTAAGAAGGAGCAGGGTCCAGAG CATGGTCTGCCTGCTCCAGCGAATGCTTTCCATAGCTGTTGAAGTGGACAAGTCTCCAACTTGCAGTTCTGCTAAAATCGCTGATACCTTGTTTCCAGTTTTTCTGAGTATCCCTAAGCGCAGCCAAAG GGAGATCTTCTTTAACAGTATGGAGAGCCCCCTTCTTCGAGCCAAATTGATCAATATCATGTTTGACCACAGCTGTGAGTCCCTGCCCTCCTTGCCACTGCCACTCTCCTTGGCTAAGATCCTGTATTTCCTCAAACACTCAACACTGCTGCTGGAATATCAG GACAGTACTGGAGAATGGCAGCGTTGGGATGAAATGCTTCACCATTTGTGTTTGCTGTTTCTGAGCTACCAAAGAATACTTACAG AACATCTGAGAACATCTGTGACTGAACGGATCAATTTAATAATCCAGGAGGTCAAGCCTCAGCTGACCCACCATGATGACATAAGCACACAAGATGTTGAACTGCATATGAGCGCTTTCTGCAACAGGGTCTCACAGCTTCAAGGAGAGGTGCTGTCCCCAGCCCTTCAGATGAGGATCTGTGTCCTGAGAACTCTCCTAGACATGGCCACGTCCCAGAACAGGTCAGCTTAG
- the SIMC1 gene encoding SUMO-interacting motif-containing protein 1 isoform X3, protein MAGVSAFKFLKQLLGEESEGAQNSKQVFIDLTEDDSTVIDLTLSERMDVSDDTGVELDSEPSGTGECSYFTSDVDIKDEIPETSGGVSYVRLLDEDCEQKVKLSPRSTSSIDSSDGLSPHSLELGSSHTMFNSDMGSLDSLQLEGESSSSPNSPSVHMCEEWLSDDLQDTASKSFNENSVTMQPDLQTSSSTLSRPPSDLSPVRIPHPPVLDSSSSQDSTAMKIMQRIFLGVDSKSVITEQNPDSPRQYPSNRAWLNKLRYFWNPPVHHLFFQNLKQDVEVRKKQCLQPKPIPDRRLRMVRSTIEENFPQGTLQFLIDFVSLQHYPPKDIISHVVNKILLGMHSLDVLTDAYMLLMKIQKFHPASVSTVTWDWKLLSYVMEKMDALPSQVLFLQYVIQTLEDDFQVNLRRRILQKSIAKSALSCDQHFSNVRNVIEWLVNAVKFSSSDVAEDQPDTDLRRSRVQSMVCLLQRMLSIAVEVDKSPTCSSAKIADTLFPVFLSIPKRSQREIFFNSMESPLLRAKLINIMFDHSCESLPSLPLPLSLAKILYFLKHSTLLLEYQDSTGEWQRWDEMLHHLCLLFLSYQRILTEHLRTSVTERINLIIQEVKPQLTHHDDISTQDVELHMSAFCNRVSQLQGEVLSPALQMRICVLRTLLDMATSQNRSA, encoded by the exons ATGGCTGGCGTGTCAGCCTTCAAGTTTCTCAAGCAGCTTTTAGGAGAAGAATCGGAAGGTGCTCAGAATTCGAAG CAGGTCTTCATTGATCTTACAGAAGATGATTCCACTGTGATTGACTTGACTTTATCTGAGAGAATGGATGTCAGTGATGACACTGGTGTGGAATTGGACAGTGAGCCTAGTGGTACTGGGGAATGCTCATACTTTACTAGTGACGTAGACATCAAGGATGAGATACCAGAGACATCTGGAGGTGTTTCTTATGTCAGACTACTAGATGAAGATTGTGAGCAGAAGGTCAAATTGTCTCCGAGATCCACCTCTTCCATTGACAGTAGTGACGGGCTCTCACCCCACAGCTTGGAGCTCGGTAGTAGCCATACCATGTTTAACAGTGACATGGGCTCACTGGATAGCCTACAGCTCGAAGGCGAGTCTTCCTCCTCACCAAACAGTCCAAGCGTGCACATGTGTGAGGAATGGCTATCAGATGACCTTCAGGACACTGCCTCCAAGAGCTTTAATGAAAATTCTGTGACTATGCAACCTGATCTTCAAACTTCATCCTCAACTCTTTCAAGACCACCATCTGATTTATCCCCAGTAAGAATCCCACACCCTCCAGTATTGGACTCCTCTTCCTCCCAGGATAGCACTGCCATGAAGATCATGCAACGAATTTTCCTGGGAGTGGACAGTAAAAGTGTGATTACAGAACAGAATCCTGATAGTCCTAGACAGTATCCATCCAACAGAGCATGGCTGAACAAGCTCAGATATTTCTGGAACCCGCCTGTGCATCATCTGTTTTTCCAGAACCTGAAGCAAGATGTAGAAGTCAGAAAG AAACAGTGTCTGCAGCCCAAACCAATACCCGATCGCAGACTAAGGATGGTCCGGTCCACCATCGAGGAGAACTTTCCCCAGGGAACCCTTCAGTTCCTCATAGACTTTGTATCCCTCCAACATTATCCTCCCAAGGATATCATCTCCCATGTGGTTAACAAGATCTTGCTGGGCATGCACAGCCTGGACGTCCTTACAGATGCCTACATGCTACTAATGAAAATTCAAAA GTTTCACCCAGCAAGTGTATCAACAGTGACTTGGGACTGGAAGCTGTTGTCCTATGTAATGGAAAAAATG GACGCACTGCCCTCGCAAGTTCTCTTCCTTCAGTACGTAATTCAGACACTTGAGGATGACTTTCAGGTGAACCTGCGCCGGCGCATTCTACAGAAATCAATTGCCAAAAGTGCGTTGTCTTGTGATCAGCACTTTTCCAATGTCAG GAACGTAATTGAGTGGCTGGTTAATGCAGTGAAATTCTCTTCCTCGGATGTTGCTGAAGATCAGCCTGACACTGATTTAAGAAGGAGCAGGGTCCAGAG CATGGTCTGCCTGCTCCAGCGAATGCTTTCCATAGCTGTTGAAGTGGACAAGTCTCCAACTTGCAGTTCTGCTAAAATCGCTGATACCTTGTTTCCAGTTTTTCTGAGTATCCCTAAGCGCAGCCAAAG GGAGATCTTCTTTAACAGTATGGAGAGCCCCCTTCTTCGAGCCAAATTGATCAATATCATGTTTGACCACAGCTGTGAGTCCCTGCCCTCCTTGCCACTGCCACTCTCCTTGGCTAAGATCCTGTATTTCCTCAAACACTCAACACTGCTGCTGGAATATCAG GACAGTACTGGAGAATGGCAGCGTTGGGATGAAATGCTTCACCATTTGTGTTTGCTGTTTCTGAGCTACCAAAGAATACTTACAG AACATCTGAGAACATCTGTGACTGAACGGATCAATTTAATAATCCAGGAGGTCAAGCCTCAGCTGACCCACCATGATGACATAAGCACACAAGATGTTGAACTGCATATGAGCGCTTTCTGCAACAGGGTCTCACAGCTTCAAGGAGAGGTGCTGTCCCCAGCCCTTCAGATGAGGATCTGTGTCCTGAGAACTCTCCTAGACATGGCCACGTCCCAGAACAGGTCAGCTTAG
- the SIMC1 gene encoding SUMO-interacting motif-containing protein 1 isoform X1 gives MQSPGDRQWRRRRRRRRRRRDRSWIPVVAMTDLIVISDSSDTERERGTPRKRLRTPRRYPPAPSPYCNPQVFIDLTEDDSTVIDLTLSERMDVSDDTGVELDSEPSGTGECSYFTSDVDIKDEIPETSGGVSYVRLLDEDCEQKVKLSPRSTSSIDSSDGLSPHSLELGSSHTMFNSDMGSLDSLQLEGESSSSPNSPSVHMCEEWLSDDLQDTASKSFNENSVTMQPDLQTSSSTLSRPPSDLSPVRIPHPPVLDSSSSQDSTAMKIMQRIFLGVDSKSVITEQNPDSPRQYPSNRAWLNKLRYFWNPPVHHLFFQNLKQDVEVRKKQCLQPKPIPDRRLRMVRSTIEENFPQGTLQFLIDFVSLQHYPPKDIISHVVNKILLGMHSLDVLTDAYMLLMKIQKFHPASVSTVTWDWKLLSYVMEKMDALPSQVLFLQYVIQTLEDDFQVNLRRRILQKSIAKSALSCDQHFSNVRNVIEWLVNAVKFSSSDVAEDQPDTDLRRSRVQSMVCLLQRMLSIAVEVDKSPTCSSAKIADTLFPVFLSIPKRSQREIFFNSMESPLLRAKLINIMFDHSCESLPSLPLPLSLAKILYFLKHSTLLLEYQDSTGEWQRWDEMLHHLCLLFLSYQRILTEHLRTSVTERINLIIQEVKPQLTHHDDISTQDVELHMSAFCNRVSQLQGEVLSPALQMRICVLRTLLDMATSQNRSA, from the exons CAGGTCTTCATTGATCTTACAGAAGATGATTCCACTGTGATTGACTTGACTTTATCTGAGAGAATGGATGTCAGTGATGACACTGGTGTGGAATTGGACAGTGAGCCTAGTGGTACTGGGGAATGCTCATACTTTACTAGTGACGTAGACATCAAGGATGAGATACCAGAGACATCTGGAGGTGTTTCTTATGTCAGACTACTAGATGAAGATTGTGAGCAGAAGGTCAAATTGTCTCCGAGATCCACCTCTTCCATTGACAGTAGTGACGGGCTCTCACCCCACAGCTTGGAGCTCGGTAGTAGCCATACCATGTTTAACAGTGACATGGGCTCACTGGATAGCCTACAGCTCGAAGGCGAGTCTTCCTCCTCACCAAACAGTCCAAGCGTGCACATGTGTGAGGAATGGCTATCAGATGACCTTCAGGACACTGCCTCCAAGAGCTTTAATGAAAATTCTGTGACTATGCAACCTGATCTTCAAACTTCATCCTCAACTCTTTCAAGACCACCATCTGATTTATCCCCAGTAAGAATCCCACACCCTCCAGTATTGGACTCCTCTTCCTCCCAGGATAGCACTGCCATGAAGATCATGCAACGAATTTTCCTGGGAGTGGACAGTAAAAGTGTGATTACAGAACAGAATCCTGATAGTCCTAGACAGTATCCATCCAACAGAGCATGGCTGAACAAGCTCAGATATTTCTGGAACCCGCCTGTGCATCATCTGTTTTTCCAGAACCTGAAGCAAGATGTAGAAGTCAGAAAG AAACAGTGTCTGCAGCCCAAACCAATACCCGATCGCAGACTAAGGATGGTCCGGTCCACCATCGAGGAGAACTTTCCCCAGGGAACCCTTCAGTTCCTCATAGACTTTGTATCCCTCCAACATTATCCTCCCAAGGATATCATCTCCCATGTGGTTAACAAGATCTTGCTGGGCATGCACAGCCTGGACGTCCTTACAGATGCCTACATGCTACTAATGAAAATTCAAAA GTTTCACCCAGCAAGTGTATCAACAGTGACTTGGGACTGGAAGCTGTTGTCCTATGTAATGGAAAAAATG GACGCACTGCCCTCGCAAGTTCTCTTCCTTCAGTACGTAATTCAGACACTTGAGGATGACTTTCAGGTGAACCTGCGCCGGCGCATTCTACAGAAATCAATTGCCAAAAGTGCGTTGTCTTGTGATCAGCACTTTTCCAATGTCAG GAACGTAATTGAGTGGCTGGTTAATGCAGTGAAATTCTCTTCCTCGGATGTTGCTGAAGATCAGCCTGACACTGATTTAAGAAGGAGCAGGGTCCAGAG CATGGTCTGCCTGCTCCAGCGAATGCTTTCCATAGCTGTTGAAGTGGACAAGTCTCCAACTTGCAGTTCTGCTAAAATCGCTGATACCTTGTTTCCAGTTTTTCTGAGTATCCCTAAGCGCAGCCAAAG GGAGATCTTCTTTAACAGTATGGAGAGCCCCCTTCTTCGAGCCAAATTGATCAATATCATGTTTGACCACAGCTGTGAGTCCCTGCCCTCCTTGCCACTGCCACTCTCCTTGGCTAAGATCCTGTATTTCCTCAAACACTCAACACTGCTGCTGGAATATCAG GACAGTACTGGAGAATGGCAGCGTTGGGATGAAATGCTTCACCATTTGTGTTTGCTGTTTCTGAGCTACCAAAGAATACTTACAG AACATCTGAGAACATCTGTGACTGAACGGATCAATTTAATAATCCAGGAGGTCAAGCCTCAGCTGACCCACCATGATGACATAAGCACACAAGATGTTGAACTGCATATGAGCGCTTTCTGCAACAGGGTCTCACAGCTTCAAGGAGAGGTGCTGTCCCCAGCCCTTCAGATGAGGATCTGTGTCCTGAGAACTCTCCTAGACATGGCCACGTCCCAGAACAGGTCAGCTTAG